The Argentina anserina chromosome 5, drPotAnse1.1, whole genome shotgun sequence genome includes the window TCGGATAGCTTTGTCGTCCCCAAGGGCTTTTGGGTGGTGTTTAGGCACGGATTTCATCCCCAATGACATTGATGGGGACGGAATAATGGTCGTCGCTTTTGGCCTCATAACTAGTAGTGCTTCATGAAAAAGAATTTGTAGAGAAAATGTAATTGAAATTACAATAAGAAAGAACAAGATAGAGCTATATCAAATTTGTAACAAAATTAACTAGCAGTAAACTAAACAATCGAAGTTGATTGGGAGGTCCATTGTAAATCTAGCAGGTGACTTGACTATGTTAACCAGCGATAAGGCAAGCACCAATTTTTGTGAGGTGACTCCTTCATTCGATCCAACTTATTCTTGACACATTGTTGAACCTTATCAAGATGTCTTATGGCCTCAGTGAAATTAGAATAGGAGCGGTCAGCCCTGTGGTTTAGGTTGCGACGCTCTTGGTCTAATTCTATATTTTGAGCCTCCACTAAATCATGTTTTTCTTATACTAAacgattttttttaaacaaacaTTTCATTAAAAGATTAGTGATTAGAATCACTCAGAATGACATCCCTGATAAATTAGGGAGCGATGGCAAACCAACTTTGGCTTAAACTATACTTCAAAGCATGATTTGCAAGTAAATGAACTACTCTATTAGTCTCTCAAGGAACGTGAATAATTTGAAAATCTGGATTCCGGTGAAGAACTTCTTGCACCACAGCAATAGTACCCAAGCTAGAGAGATCAAGCTCATGTTGTAATATTGCTTGCTGAAGTAGCAAGCAATCTGTTTCAAAAACAACTTTTGCACACTGAAAAGTTTCGGCAGGAGTCACACTCTCCAATAACGCCAACAATCTGCATGGCAAGGAAAAGTTACTTGTGGAAAAACTTTGCCAGCCCTAACACGAAAAATTCCATGCTCATCTCGAAACACAATTCTACTTCCTCCTTGAAGACTACCAGCCACAAAAGCTCCATCACAATTGCATTTGTACCAACCGTGCTCTGGCTTTTTCCATTTTTGTTGCTCACGAACAATAGCTTTACTACAAAGTGTATTGGCCTTTGAAAACTCATTGAGCCATCCCAAACTAATCATAGCAGCTTCAATGGGTCTTTGTCTCTTACCATTCCATAATTGAGTATTTCTATTTGTCCAGATACCACAAAATGATAAGAATCTTAGCAAAACACTCTTTACTGACCGTGTCCACCAAGGACCTCAGCCACTCTTGCAAAGTCCCATGATTGGCCCCATTAACTTGGATAGATGCAGCCCTCCATGTTTCCTGAGCATAAGGACAATGAAGAAACAAATGAACACTATCCTCAAGAGTATAGTTACACATCAGACAACTCATTTCTCCTTCATAACCTTTCCTTTGTAACCCTGCTCTAGTAGGTAAAATATTGGCACAAGTTCTTCAGATATGAATAGCCACTTTTCCAGGAACCTTTGCATTCCAAATTGCCTTCCACAATTTACAATTTGGATCTGGAGGTGGGGAAGGTGCTAAAATAGTTCCCATAGCAATATCTTTGGCCACAAAACAAGAACTCTTAGTAGTAAACGTACCTTTCTTATAAAGTGTCAAATTAATCTATCAGTAGTAATTTGCCGACTCAAAGGGATTGATAAAATTAAATCGACATCCGTCGAGAAGAAAAATCTTTTCAGTTTCAGAACATCCCACGATCGAGTTATAGGGTTTATCAACTtaactaaataattaaattaaaaagaaacatcTCTAGGGCAATCGGTCCCAAAGAGGTCAAAATTAACAGCTAAGATTATACTACGAGGTAAATCAACGTCCCACTCCACACAAACATTATGACAGTGACCAATAGTTGCCGCGGCATTAGCAACAAAATTAGCTTCTTGAAAAATATGAGTGAAAGAGATACGCTCAAAAGCTGATGCAAGCACCTGAGCATCTCTGATAATAGCACTTAACCTCCAAGGGATCGTCAAGTTCCTAGTGATGCAGTTGATGACAAGAGAAGAATCTCCTTCAACACAAACTTTGGAGAAACCAAGCTCTCTGGCTTTGAGGAGACTATCTCTGAGAGCTATAGCTTCCGCAATAGGCACATTAACTTTCCTATTCTTTGGCACTTGCACAAATTACACAATTGGTAGGATCACGTAACACAAAGCCAATAGCAGCATTTGAATTTTGTTAGCAGACAAAACCATCAAAGTTTATTTTAATATGGTCCTCAGGAGGGGGCTTCCAAGCAATTACATCTAGATGCACTGGATGAGAAGGATTTCTTGTAGATTTAGGAAGAGGAGGTACGTCATTAGCCACAGCAGCACAAGCCACAACAAAGTGAGGAGAGAAAACCTCATTCCTAAATATCTGGTTGTTTCTCCTCTGTCAAATCTGCCAACAAAGAGTAATAATTTTTGCAAATTTTACATTATCATAGGGGCCATTCAAAATGATATCATTCAGCTTTTGAATTAGATTTGTAGCATTAGCAATATCGAAACAATGGGCAAGACTCCAACATTGGGAGGAAACTGGACAATTACAAAAAAGATGGGAGATAGTTTCCACATCTTGATTGCATGATAGGAgcattttgtgcgacgttcttaacatgtttttatctctatttgtactttgtgtagcccttattgttatactattgagtcattgagtcgtagtaagagtcttgggcggtattggatgcatttttgtgtttacatgagttaaaaacgcagaattggtctagagtcctagtttgagtatgaatctttgtaggactaggaaacctagttggattaggagtcttcatctttctatgttttggtcgcattgacTAAATTTTGAGAGTCAttcttgcactaggaatcattgttaggtttcgaaactaattatctcttacttatgattttattttttttattttcagattggatttaagagataatactagagaaaaacaaggagaagccatgcacatagagtcatatcatcaacaagtcatgcaacaattaaatagaagagataAAAAAGAGTGGAGATAATTAAGAGATGAAGTCCTTGCcgtgggaagaagaaaagaagaatgaagaaataaatgtgaatattaattaagtaaaaagaagagagatggagccatgcatatgcaacctaaaagctagaagatgatcattaaaggaataaaatatgatatgatttagagaataaaacatgacatgatttaaggaataaagcatgacatgatttaagggattaaagcatgacatgatttaagggattaaagcatgttattataataggaagaaagagacaacatcaaaattcaaaccgTGCAAGCATACCCTcactctttcctctatatataaatggtttcacctctcaaataatatcacttctcctttaattcaagagccaaactttgccaaaatactacctcaaacatccttcacaaaaacagcaagccgttctcccccatataccaatttcatctccaccgaaatcaccattaaagacacacctccaaggttcctacaacgtgtgattctcacaactcatcttcatggttttattagttttttattttctacaatactttgtttatgaagattgtagtatgatgtttgtgtaggattattattttgtattaaaaattaaaattttcagattgttttattggatttttgccgaattgatggtttcctgtaattaatgagtttgtatttctattgttgtgttctaatcatctttctcatacttttagataattttcagatatgtgcatatgaatttagtgcttggatgcagtccctaaaattgtgtttgagtgctagattcatcaaccatattgacacaaatcgaatcatgccctaagtagattcggtttgtgttgattaaaagtggtaaaaattctggaaatttgcatgtgaaaccatggtgggtgacgccacacatgaaacatgtctccaacaaagattttgtgcttaaatgtaatcttgtttaatttctactctaagtgttattgaatttgattgcatgcaaatttaggtgaggccctaaatcaacctaaacgtcaatagaaatcttgcatgattagatgttctCATAAGGCTCTAATTATATTGatgtctaaaagtatgtaattggtcgaattagaatgcatgataggttcgaacttgtaattatgtggtgtaatggtaaagagaagtcgatcatgtaaatagtaatttatgatttattttcattagtagttaataatcaatcccaaacccccccccccccccattatttgttaacacaaagtttagagttcccttcaattttcCGGACTGAATGATCCATGTTTATTCTATAATTTTACAGcatttattatagacgtcttAGAATGCTCTATCATTGCATAAGGGGCAAAGATTAGTATTAACTGCACCAAATCTGAACGATCTCTCTCTAGTTTTTAACCGCTCCCTAAGGAGCAACCAGCCAAATATTTTGATCTTAGGAGCAACATTCAACTTCCAAAGCTTTTTTAACAAAGGAGATTGGTCATGCACAATAATATCATTATTTTGCATCCATGTAGCAGATTTAATCGTAAAGTACCACTTGGGAAATGACCCTAAACAAAAGCATCTTGTTGAGAAATAATAGGAATATGAATTCCACCACAATGTCAATATCTAAAACCTGCGAGAGCTTAGATCTATCCCAAACCACATTAGTGATATAATCAGCAACAATTTCATTCCAGTTGATTTGAGTAAGTTGGATATCATCAAGAAGACTAGCCAAAAGAACTGGGAGAACCCAATTAAAAGACCAAAACATAATAGACTTGTCATCACCCACAATCCACCTCATTCTGTTTTGTATCAACTCTCTAGAGTCTAACACTTCTTTCTAGGCTAGAGAAGCATTAACATTTTTCTTCGCTTGAAAGAATGATGTATTATTAAGATACTTTTTAGAAACAATTTGAACCCACCAACTGCCCTCCCTAGTCAGGACTTTCCAACCAAGCTTAGCAATTGCTGCATTATTAAACTGAGCAGAAAGTCTAATTCCTAACCCACCAAACTTTTTTGGGATACAAGCTTTATTCCAGGCTACATGATTAGCCTTATTTTGACCCCCAGAAAAAATCTCTTGAACTTGTTATCAATAGCTCTAGTAATTTTTGCAGGACATTTAAAACACATTACATGGTTAGGCATACCTGAGATATTAACCTTTATATGAGTGAGTTTGCCAGCTCTAGATAAAGATCCTCTCTTCCAACTTGCAAACTTATTATTTATTCTCAACAAAAGATCATTATTATTTGCAGGATCCTTCCAAAAAATGATATTATGTATACCAAGATGTTTTCTTATCGTACCTTTACGTTGAAATTGAGTAATCTTAGCAATATTATTCCTAATATGATTATGGACATGAAGGACCTTTAAAACATTCCTAGCAGCTTTAggagaagctttacagaacaCTAAACAATCGTCCGCAAACATGAGATTGGAAACTCTAAACCCTCTAGGGGAAGAAATGATCCCAACATGAGAGTGCGGCTTTTCTGCAAGAACATTCAAGTGACGAATTAAAGGCTCCAtacaaagaatgaaaatatatggtGAGAGGGGATCACCCAGTCGAACCCCTCTTGAAGGATGAAAAAACCCTTCAGATTTGCCATTTATCACCATAGAGAAAGAGACTGAAGATATGCATTCCATTATCCGATCCACCCAACAAGTGGAAAAACCAAATTTCATTAAACATGCTTTTAATATATTTCCAGTTCAAAAGATCATAAGCTTTCTCTAAGTCAAGCTTAATGGCCATTGAGCCAACACGACTCTGTTTTCTCTGAAAATCTGAAAACAATTCATGCGCAATCAGAATATTATCACGAATTAATCTTCCTGAAGCAAAAGCTCCTTGATTCCTGGAGATACAATTCACTAGGAGAGGCCTTAACCTTTTAACAATAATCTTCGAAATAATCTTATAGCAAACATTGCATAAACTAATAGGCCTAAAGTGATCCACTAAATCATGTTCCTTCTCTAGCCATCTATAGTTTCCGTACGATCTTCAATTAGACTACTAGTGAAGCTGTTGCCTATGCCTATGCCTGCTTTGATTGCCTCAGCTTGCTCTAATTCATGCTCGAGTTTTTCAAGGTACCTTTCGAGGTCGGTCTTTCTCCTTCGACATGTTTTTCCAAGCTGCAGTCAGATGTTTCATGAGTTCATTTACACCTTTCTTAATCAAGCCTCGTTAATTTTTTAATGTATACGGACGACATTGTAAATTAAGCAAAGAAAAAATAAGAGGTTTGTCTTTGATTTGGCTCTGCTACCACATCTTTATAAAGCTAGCAGCTACTTTGCAAAAACAAGCAAACCCTTTAGGAATAGGACTGAATTAACATCCTTAAACTATAAGAAGATAATATAGGCCGTAAATATATGTTTACTGACTGAACTAGGATCGACAAATCTATGATTCTTCTATTTCTTCCTTGTATCAATAGGAATAGTGGTTTAGATGTTGACTAAACATCTTTTGTAATAGAGTATGACTATTATCTGACGGAAATTGCAAGCCAGAGTGCAACCGTGTTTAAGAAGCTAACAAGCTAGTAGCTACTAGGCTAGCTTTAACATTCTCTGCCACTTTGATCTTTGTTTGTTCTTGTTTAGATTCGAGAAGAATAGTTCTAGCAGATATTGATCTTTCGGCTGTAATTTCAAGCGAGCCTCTTTCTCCTAGATAACAGCTATGACTTGACAAAGTTGGGTGATACAAATGGTATCGTCAAGAAATCATAACTTGTGGATTTCATAACACTGGGTGAAAGATTTCAATTCTATGACTTCGTAACTTGGGATTTCATAAACAAGCATGGAAATCCCTAATAGACAAAATGACTAATTGAGCAAGGGCAAATTATGTTGGTACAAGAAATAATACCAAGTACTACAATTCCATAATCCATATAAACAACCATTTATgttcgaaaaaaaaatgaaaagtgaTCACATCAATATATTTGTTATGTTTCGCATGATTTCAGACACATTGGTCATCCATTCCTGTATCCGTCAAATCTCTTGCAAGTAAAATTTTAGAAAAGTGCCAGGGTTGAAACATACACAAGTTGGTACTTCACGCTAACGATACTTGCAAACTGACACGCTGAATAGAAGTCTGGAAAGATTGCAAATGAATGTATAACAGAGCCAAATCACTTAGAACCTGGATAACCAGGTGGAGGATATCCAGCTGGAGGATAGCCTTGAGCATGCTGAGGAGGTGGATACCCATAGGGTTGCCCGTATGCTGGTTGAGGTTGAGGGGGATAGCCAACATTGGGAGGAATTTGTTGATCAAAGCGAGACATCTGCTGAAACTGGGGCACTGCCATGGGCTGGGGTCCAAACATGCCATCACGCTTGTCCATTTCAATCTTGTGTTGTGTTTGCATACATGCACACAcactgcaaaagaaatcaaataTAACATCACTAACTTCTATTTCACCTTGGGCGAGAAAGATCAGTAGGAAAATGAAATCAACTTACGTGCAGTACACCAAGTCGGACAAACAGTTCAATATCTGAGACGCCTGTGAGATTTCCTCACTTCCAACGAGCATAGCAACTATGGAGAAAATACATGCAACTTGTTGTAGGCAGACCATGAAACCCTGATAACAAGAGTAATCATGACTAGAAGTTAAAATGCAGCATTACTTAAGATTAACTCACAGAAATTATTCTGCTAACTGAGAGTTTCTCCAGGACTCTGCTGAATGAGAGTTTTTCTATGCAAACGGGTGACCTGTGCGTGAGTGTGAACATGTGGGTGCTTGTGTGTGTTATGTGCAGCGGAGAaaaatatgagagagagagagagaggtacaATGATGCAATTGTCACACTGTGTTGTCTGAATATTAAATTCATCTTGCAACATAAAGCGAGTTGAAGCCACTGACTGCCCAAAGCACAGAAACACCTGGAACATCAATTATAAGGACATTAAAAACTGAAGGAGAAGCTCTATGCAGCTGCAAGTCCAAGTTAGTGAAGCTACAAAATACTGAAGTACCGAATAAATTTTATGAGTAGTAAatttcatatcaatctcaaGTATTAGGGAAGAATCCTAATCATTTTTTGCATCTCACCCTGGAATGtgtttttataattacatttgtTCAGGGAAGCAGGACACCATGGTAATGCCAGAGAGGTCTTGTTCCTAGACATTGGCTATAGTGAAGGTGAGGTCCTATAGAAACTCCAGCTGAAGTATATGAATGGAGAGAAATGAATGATTTCTTTGGAATACATGGGCCAGATGCAGAGAAGCTGTAATGTGTGATAGTGTTATCCTAATCAGACCTTGGGCTTCTACCCCAATTGTCTATCCACCATTATGAGAAGTAATTGAAGTTCACCTTAAAGCAAATTTTGAACCTCAATTACTTCTCATGAAAGAGATATGGTTGCTCATTGGAAATTATGTAACGGATTTAAGGACTAGGGCAAGGTCAAACCCAAACCTAGCAAAATTGATAATACTTAAGGACTGATGGCATCGGTGTAACATATGAATCGGTTTCTCTTTACTGCATTTTATAAATGCACCCACATTCCGCTTCTTAGAAACAAAGGAACCCCTCTCCTTGTTTGTTTATGATCTCAGCAATGGTTGCTATCCTCAGCGCTTCAAGAAACTAAGTATAGACAGTATAGGTTCTATCTCTAGCTCATTGTGCAATAACAGCTTAGTTAGATACTTATATATGCTATGTCAGTAAAAAATATCTGAGATTCTGAGTCTGTCTGATTTTGAGGTGTCATTATGTGTTAATCTTAAGTAAGTGAGAAGAGCTATAACTCTcatccagaaaaaaaaattctctaAGTCTTTCAATTTTCATAAAAATGTCTATAGATGACCATGGTTACTAGGTACTAAATGTCAGTATGTCCACTCTATCAAAGGCATCATCATAGCTttgagaaaattttaaaatctaccacacacacacacacacacacgtatgtatgtatgtttgTTACAACACAATACATGAGGCTACAAACTAGGAAGAAACCATATATTAAGTTAAATCTACCTCAGTGGCCAGGCAAAATTCAGGGCATTTACTTTCCCCACATCTACCACTGCAGGGCATATAACCAGCACAGCATACATATCTACAACAGACAAGTGCACAATAATCAGAACCATCGATGATAAGTTTACTTCATTGTCGAGTTCCAAGGAAATTGAAGGAACATTACCTTGACATGTCATTGTAAAGAGCTCTTTTCCGGAGTAAGTATGATGCACACGGGGCACTGCAAGGAAAAAAGTACAAGGCACTATATTGTAGGCAAAATccatcattaaaaaaaaacataatgaaTATGGTTTCCGCTTCATATATGATGAGAAAAAAATTGCAATTAAAGACTAAAATCATTAAAAAAGAGGAGACTGCTATGGCTGAAGACAATacaataattcatataaacaaACGAAGTTGTTAATCTCATATGATGGGATATCAGAAATCCGCTGACCAGATATGCACCTAAGTTCACAAAACAAGACCAGTAGTTACATCTAACTGAAAGGTATACAATAGAATCTGCTCTCATTTGACATGACGAGATTATTTCGCTGTAACCGAAATCTATAGCTCGCAAATGACACTCAGAACTGCAACAAGCAAAAGACTCGAAATGATTCGCGATCCAAACAAATTATCTAGTGACACATAAAGCAGATGAAGCTCAACTTCAGTGTGAGAGACCTAATTTCGCTTATTTCTTCAATCACTCAACCAGCTTCTCCATCCCAGAGCCTAATAAACTAAAACTGCACTACATTTTCATAACCTAGGCCGCGATTTTGAGGCCAAATGAAATTCACACAGCTATCAACACCAAAACAGTCAACGAATGTAAAATCAAGTCAACGGAAGAAGATAAACAACTCAGAATGACAAAATTGAACGCGAATTTCAGATCTAACAGCAAGGAATCAAAGAGGCAACCGAAGGAGATCAAGATCGCTAACCAGAACGCAGCGAAGCAACAATCTGCAGTAAAAATGAAAGACTATAAGAGATAAAGAATCATGAGGAGTAAATGTATGCAAATTTCGAGTTTGAGAGAGAAATTACAGCGAGTATCGGCCTGCAGAGTTCCCATGAGGTCGGAGTGCCAGAGGTTGCGGTAGCTCTGGCGGACCTGCATCTTCTCCATGTTGGCCTGAGACGCCGCCATGGCCGGCGGTTTGAGCTGGGAGAAAAATCGGAGAAAGACGAAGACGAAGACGAAgaggcgagagagagagagagagagagagagagagagagagagagagagagacttttAATAGAAGAATTTGAAATGCGAAGAGGAAAGAGTGGGGCTGCCGTAATTTTGTTTCCCTATTTAttcaaaaaatggaaatgtttATGTTTCGGCCCAACGTCTCTAATCACCCGATACCAATATGTGGGTTACCATCTGTAAGCCTGGCTAGATATGCCTCATATGGGACTCGTGACCAACTCATACCAACTCTATTGGTGGATGGTGTTACGGTTCAAACTATGATCTAACTCATGCTTTTAGTCCACTGCTGCCATCTCCTATTGTGCAATGGGCTGAAGTTTTTTCATAGATAGGCTCAAAGTCTCAGAGTTGGAAAATACACGGGAAATGAAGCCCTAAACATAAGAGAAAGTTGGGGTGCACCAGGGAGGCAAGTTTTGCGTCATTCATAATTGTGTAGCGTATACTCAAAACATAACATGTTTTCCCCTTAGCTAGAATATATAGACATATATGTAGCATTTGGTGATGTTTTCACCTATGTTTCCGTTTTTAGAGTATAGACCACACAAttatgaaaattaaaataagagCCATCTGAGCCGTTGAGACACTCATTAGGAGAGGATCAAAATTCTCATAAAACACGTCAGTGCCACAGTTCAAcgtcttttgatttttctctATGTAGGTATTGATCGATGATACTATTTCTAGTATGAATATAACAGTTTAACGCCTCAATTGGACATTTTTTTATCAACTGTCGTGATTCTTTTGTACTCGTCCGGCCGAAAATGATAACGTCTGCTAACTCTTGGTGGTTATTTATTCAATGGATGAGACACTAGTAGaactttatatttttaaaacaaaatatgTAAAGTCGTAAACGCCAAAATAGGATTTTCgacacattta containing:
- the LOC126793556 gene encoding uncharacterized protein LOC126793556; the protein is MAASQANMEKMQVRQSYRNLWHSDLMGTLQADTRYCCFAAFCAPCASYLLRKRALYNDMSRYVCCAGYMPCSGRCGESKCPEFCLATEVFLCFGQSVASTRFMLQDEFNIQTTQCDNCIIGFMVCLQQVACIFSIVAMLVGSEEISQASQILNCLSDLVYCTVCACMQTQHKIEMDKRDGMFGPQPMAVPQFQQMSRFDQQIPPNVGYPPQPQPAYGQPYGYPPPQHAQGYPPAGYPPPGYPGSK